One Leptolyngbya ohadii IS1 genomic window carries:
- a CDS encoding ABC transporter ATP-binding protein codes for MVTHEAQIKNTAALSVYSLYKQYGDTAVVQNVSFTLNPGEVLGLLGPNGAGKTTIVGMLYGGVAPTQGFVQLGSIQVQSDGRAARARMGIVTQEDNLDPDFSVFENLLHFAHHYRLTGKAARSRIGELLAQVNLEEHAQKRIDELSGGMKRRLVLARALINYPQVVFLDEPTTGLDPDARQEFWKLVTDLKQRGCGVLLTTHYMDEAQRLCDRLLLLQQGQVIDQGTPDELIDRTIGKEVVEIEGVDEAKLQALAAQFKTWGRPFGSGYLVALPESSTALWDRLVATQPQRLTRRQANLEDVFLRLTGRVLE; via the coding sequence ATGGTGACGCATGAGGCACAAATCAAAAATACGGCTGCGCTGTCTGTCTACAGTCTGTACAAGCAGTATGGTGACACAGCAGTTGTACAGAACGTAAGTTTTACCCTGAATCCCGGTGAGGTTTTGGGGCTGCTGGGTCCCAATGGAGCCGGAAAAACCACGATCGTTGGGATGCTGTATGGGGGCGTTGCTCCCACGCAAGGGTTTGTGCAGTTGGGTTCGATTCAGGTGCAGAGTGATGGGCGGGCGGCGCGTGCCAGGATGGGCATTGTTACCCAGGAGGACAACCTCGATCCGGATTTCTCTGTGTTTGAAAATCTGCTTCACTTCGCGCACCATTATCGCCTGACGGGAAAGGCAGCCCGATCGCGCATCGGTGAACTGCTGGCACAGGTCAACCTGGAGGAACACGCGCAGAAACGCATTGATGAACTGTCTGGCGGCATGAAGCGGCGTCTTGTGCTTGCCCGCGCCCTGATTAACTATCCCCAGGTTGTATTTCTGGATGAGCCAACCACCGGACTCGATCCCGATGCCCGTCAGGAATTCTGGAAGCTGGTGACTGACCTGAAACAGCGGGGCTGTGGCGTACTGCTCACGACCCATTATATGGATGAGGCACAGCGCCTTTGCGATCGGCTGCTGCTCCTCCAGCAGGGTCAGGTGATTGACCAGGGCACCCCCGATGAATTGATCGATCGAACGATCGGCAAAGAAGTGGTTGAAATTGAAGGCGTTGATGAGGCAAAACTTCAGGCGTTGGCGGCTCAGTTCAAGACCTGGGGGCGTCCATTTGGCAGCGGCTATCTGGTGGCATTGCCAGAGTCATCAACCGCTCTGTGGGATCGTCTGGTTGCAACCCAACCTCAACGGCTCACTCGTCGTCAGGCAAACCTGGAAGATGTATTCCTTCGCTTAACGGGAAGAGTTTTAGAATGA
- a CDS encoding methyltransferase domain-containing protein: MVQDAELQEKIRQQFDSAPYPNIPLERSPKSDANALYIHNLNTPFYLRNQKLADPQQVTILDVGCGSGYKTLILAEANPGATIVGIDLSKKSIELAQQRLSYYGFTQAQFHAISLDQVPQLGLKFDYINCDEVLYLMPDLVQALEALKAVLKPAGILRSNLHSLFQRQHYFRAQELFTLLGLMQSNPGDSEINTVLETFRAFKNGVPLKQETWAPQQAESDPQEYVLMNYLFQGDQGYTMSDLLEALRTADLELICMVNQAHWNLDSLFQDPQALPAFWQTILPQLTLEDRLQIFELIAPVHRLLDFWCGHAGQTPGWQTPQTWQASDWQTAQIQIHPQLQTESVKADLIGGIRQQRSIDLSRHLSAPVAAPVWMSSHIAAVLLPLWDMPQRFPMLCQRALKIRSRDPITLKPTNPHQLNQELRDALINLERYSYVLLTQPE; encoded by the coding sequence ATGGTACAAGACGCGGAATTGCAGGAAAAAATTCGTCAGCAGTTTGATAGTGCGCCCTATCCCAATATTCCGCTAGAGCGATCGCCAAAATCCGATGCGAATGCACTCTATATCCACAATTTGAATACTCCCTTCTATCTTCGTAACCAGAAGTTAGCTGACCCCCAGCAAGTCACAATTCTCGATGTGGGCTGCGGCAGTGGCTACAAAACGCTGATTCTGGCAGAAGCCAATCCGGGTGCAACGATCGTGGGAATTGATTTATCCAAGAAGTCGATCGAGCTGGCACAGCAGCGGCTCAGCTACTACGGCTTTACCCAGGCGCAGTTCCACGCCATTTCCCTCGATCAAGTCCCGCAGCTGGGACTGAAGTTTGACTACATTAACTGCGACGAAGTGCTGTACCTCATGCCCGATCTGGTACAGGCTTTAGAAGCCCTGAAAGCCGTGCTGAAACCAGCGGGTATTTTGCGGAGCAATCTGCATAGCCTCTTTCAGCGTCAGCATTATTTTCGAGCGCAGGAGCTATTTACCCTGCTGGGACTGATGCAGAGCAATCCAGGCGATTCGGAAATCAACACCGTTTTGGAAACGTTCAGGGCGTTTAAGAATGGAGTTCCCCTCAAGCAGGAGACTTGGGCACCCCAGCAAGCCGAGAGCGACCCGCAGGAATATGTGCTGATGAATTATTTGTTTCAGGGCGATCAGGGTTATACCATGTCCGATTTGCTGGAGGCACTGCGAACAGCCGATCTAGAGCTAATCTGCATGGTGAACCAGGCGCACTGGAATCTGGACAGTCTGTTTCAAGATCCGCAGGCGCTACCCGCTTTCTGGCAGACAATCCTGCCGCAGCTCACCCTGGAGGATCGGCTCCAAATTTTTGAATTGATTGCTCCCGTGCATCGTCTGCTCGACTTTTGGTGCGGTCATGCGGGACAAACTCCCGGCTGGCAAACCCCGCAAACCTGGCAGGCAAGCGATTGGCAAACGGCACAGATTCAAATTCATCCTCAGCTCCAGACCGAAAGCGTCAAGGCTGACCTGATCGGAGGCATTCGACAGCAGCGATCGATCGATTTGAGCCGTCATCTGTCTGCCCCTGTAGCTGCTCCTGTGTGGATGAGTTCTCATATTGCTGCCGTTTTGCTGCCGCTCTGGGATATGCCCCAACGGTTTCCAATGCTGTGTCAGCGGGCTTTGAAAATTCGCAGCCGCGATCCGATTACCCTCAAGCCAACCAACCCCCATCAGCTCAATCAGGAGTTGCGGGATGCCCTGATCAATCTGGAACGGTATTCCTATGTTTTGCTCACTCAACCTGAATAA
- a CDS encoding glucose 1-dehydrogenase, with protein sequence MNGTMNDNWTGKAAIVTGGAQGIGKAITLRLLQAGASVMIADQDREAGEETIAEYQALKQIKVGQVKFVQTDVSDEASVQSMTQQTIQSFDRLDLLVNNAGIAHPSNDPIEQLSLEHWNRMLAVNLTGAFLCAKYAVPHLRSQGGAIINIASTRAAMSEPNTEAYSATKGGLVALTHALANSLGPEIRVNCISPGWIAVSEWQKKSKRRPPQIREADQQQHPVGRVGKPEDVADMVLYLASEQAGFITGVNIAIDGGMTHKMIYLED encoded by the coding sequence ATGAATGGGACGATGAACGACAACTGGACAGGCAAAGCGGCGATCGTCACGGGTGGGGCACAGGGAATTGGGAAAGCAATCACGCTAAGGTTACTCCAGGCAGGAGCCAGCGTTATGATTGCCGATCAGGATAGGGAAGCAGGAGAAGAGACGATCGCGGAATATCAAGCCCTGAAACAAATCAAAGTGGGACAGGTCAAATTTGTGCAAACGGATGTTTCGGACGAAGCCTCTGTGCAGTCCATGACGCAGCAAACGATCCAATCATTCGATCGCCTGGATCTGCTGGTCAACAACGCAGGAATTGCCCATCCCTCCAACGACCCGATTGAACAGCTCAGTCTGGAACACTGGAATCGGATGCTGGCAGTTAATTTAACGGGCGCATTTCTCTGTGCAAAATATGCAGTGCCCCATCTTCGATCGCAGGGGGGAGCCATTATCAACATCGCATCGACGCGAGCTGCCATGTCCGAACCCAACACGGAAGCCTATTCTGCAACAAAGGGCGGACTGGTTGCCCTCACCCATGCGCTGGCAAATAGTTTGGGTCCGGAGATTCGCGTTAACTGCATCAGTCCCGGCTGGATTGCGGTCAGTGAATGGCAGAAAAAATCGAAACGTCGCCCGCCCCAGATCAGGGAAGCCGACCAGCAGCAGCATCCGGTGGGACGAGTGGGGAAACCCGAAGATGTTGCAGATATGGTGCTTTACCTAGCATCGGAGCAGGCGGGGTTTATTACGGGCGTGAATATTGCGATCGACGGCGGCATGACCCACAAGATGATCTATCTCGAAGATTAA
- a CDS encoding DUF4347 domain-containing protein — protein sequence MFNSSTDNALVSAENVQTNSLSELAKTPISSKHGGTQLVFISTDIANYEVLAQNTLAEAKVVLLDSTRDGILQITEALERYDRVSGVHIVSHGRSGELKLGSASVDLKTLNQRGDELTNWSKTLAPDADILLYACNTAEGESGRAFVTALAKLTDADIAASTDLTGSANLGGDWNLEVNSGAIESSVIFQPVILEAYEGVFANFAFTTFGGATGLQLNGSSALAGTALQLTPDAPFRAGSAYYATPLAITGSTSFQTQFQFRISDSGTATDPGGDGFTFVLQNSAAGAAAVGAPGGNVGYDNSDGGAPVGRSLAIEFDTAGNAWDPNDNHIAVLRDGNGRVALATAAAGLPDLNSGSLINAWIDYSGSSDRLNVYLSTAATRPTTPTLSYTVDLAAVVGSQAFVGFTAGTGLFSNAHAITSWSLSSSDSVVPETSQISLKDSNTIFVSEGAGNAIVTVARTGSASDRVTLEYTLNAIAGGATAGLDYIQPTFNGRANTGQVVFEVGETEKTFAVPIVEDGLLEGNETFSVGIQNPSSGSLSAPRTLLITIIDNDIANTVSVSSPAISVSEGASNATITVQRSGDLSVAASVDFTTTNSSATAGADYTAASGTLTFAPGQSSRTITVPILEDSLTESNETFTVTLRNPTGTALGAQATTTVTILDNDLALGSFTRQDVFSRFSLSQPIAIDWTPGGRYMLIAEKGGAVRISDNGVLRPEVLLNLSGEVGNVADRGMLGIAVHPQFFTGNPYLYVTYTIDPPETAGRTDLARPDGEGNRPAQLSRFTLDPATMQVVPGSRVILLGTNSTWAFTSGPDVNSTGNRNVLPSGIATGTGPVTPSNPATLNGRSVPAELIEVGFQDNDPDTPGIQNRNIRDYIATDSLSHTIGAVHFGPDGYLYVSTGDGTSYNFMDPRTVRVQDPSNLSGKMLRIDPITGDGVSGNPFYDPADPDSNRSKVFYTGLRNPFRFTFDPVTQYPVIGDVGWVTWEEINTGVPGSNFGWPFFEGPAQNVAYGALPQAQAFYNNGNRNSFNINPAVLPLLAPSHGAPDSANAIMVGDFLNRDTLIYGDVNNGTIYAATFDAARRISGVRVFDSGVNFLVDAEVGPDGLLYGASIGTGTIIRWVPA from the coding sequence ATGTTTAACTCTTCCACTGACAACGCATTGGTTTCTGCTGAAAATGTTCAGACAAACAGTTTGTCAGAACTGGCTAAAACGCCGATATCCAGTAAACATGGGGGCACCCAGCTTGTCTTTATTAGCACAGACATTGCTAACTATGAGGTGTTGGCACAGAATACGCTTGCAGAAGCCAAGGTTGTTCTGCTGGACTCGACTCGTGATGGAATTCTCCAGATTACAGAAGCACTGGAACGATATGACCGGGTGAGCGGCGTTCACATCGTTTCCCACGGGCGTTCTGGGGAACTGAAACTGGGTTCAGCCTCTGTGGACTTAAAGACGCTTAACCAGCGTGGCGATGAGCTAACAAACTGGTCAAAAACTCTGGCTCCAGATGCCGATATTCTGCTCTATGCCTGTAACACAGCGGAAGGGGAATCCGGTCGGGCGTTTGTAACGGCACTGGCGAAACTCACCGATGCTGATATTGCTGCATCAACCGATTTAACGGGAAGTGCAAACCTGGGCGGCGACTGGAATTTGGAAGTGAATTCAGGGGCGATCGAATCTTCTGTCATCTTCCAGCCCGTTATTCTAGAGGCTTACGAGGGGGTGTTTGCGAACTTCGCGTTCACCACCTTTGGGGGTGCGACTGGGTTGCAGTTGAACGGCAGTAGTGCCCTGGCAGGGACAGCTCTACAGCTAACGCCGGATGCTCCTTTCCGGGCAGGAAGCGCTTATTACGCCACTCCGCTCGCCATTACAGGCAGCACCTCCTTCCAGACCCAGTTCCAGTTCCGCATTTCTGATTCTGGCACCGCAACAGATCCCGGTGGGGATGGCTTTACCTTTGTGCTGCAAAACAGTGCAGCGGGCGCAGCGGCAGTGGGGGCACCGGGCGGCAACGTCGGCTACGACAACTCGGATGGCGGCGCTCCGGTCGGTCGCTCTCTCGCGATCGAGTTTGACACGGCAGGGAATGCGTGGGACCCGAACGACAACCACATTGCAGTACTGCGAGACGGTAACGGCAGAGTTGCACTGGCAACGGCAGCAGCAGGATTACCTGACCTGAACAGCGGCAGCTTGATTAACGCCTGGATCGACTACAGCGGCAGCAGCGATCGACTGAACGTATATCTGTCCACGGCAGCGACTCGACCGACGACTCCTACGTTGTCCTACACGGTAGACCTGGCAGCAGTGGTAGGGTCACAGGCATTTGTAGGGTTCACAGCAGGGACAGGGTTGTTTAGCAATGCCCATGCCATCACTAGCTGGTCGCTCTCCAGTTCCGATTCCGTTGTACCGGAAACCAGTCAGATTTCCCTGAAGGACAGCAACACCATCTTCGTCAGTGAGGGGGCAGGTAACGCTATTGTCACCGTTGCTAGAACCGGAAGTGCTAGCGATCGCGTCACCCTGGAGTACACGCTGAATGCGATTGCTGGCGGTGCTACGGCAGGGCTGGACTACATCCAACCGACCTTTAATGGACGAGCCAATACCGGGCAGGTGGTCTTTGAAGTCGGCGAAACCGAGAAAACCTTTGCGGTTCCGATCGTGGAGGATGGACTGCTCGAAGGCAACGAAACCTTCTCTGTGGGAATTCAGAACCCCAGTAGCGGTTCGCTGAGTGCGCCTCGAACCCTGCTGATTACCATCATCGACAACGATATTGCCAATACGGTTTCTGTAAGCAGTCCGGCGATCAGCGTGTCTGAAGGTGCGAGCAATGCCACTATTACGGTGCAGCGAAGCGGAGATTTAAGCGTTGCGGCTTCCGTTGACTTTACGACGACCAATAGCAGCGCGACCGCTGGGGCTGACTACACCGCCGCATCTGGCACCCTGACCTTTGCACCAGGGCAGTCTAGCCGGACCATTACCGTTCCCATCCTGGAGGACAGCCTCACGGAGAGCAACGAAACCTTTACGGTAACGCTGAGAAATCCCACAGGGACAGCGCTGGGGGCGCAGGCAACTACAACCGTCACTATTCTCGACAATGATCTGGCTCTCGGATCGTTTACGCGCCAGGATGTGTTCTCCCGATTCTCCTTAAGTCAGCCGATCGCGATCGACTGGACGCCTGGTGGACGCTATATGCTGATTGCTGAGAAGGGCGGCGCGGTCCGAATTTCGGATAATGGCGTTTTGCGACCGGAGGTGCTGCTGAATCTGTCCGGTGAGGTGGGCAACGTTGCCGATCGCGGGATGCTGGGTATCGCGGTTCATCCCCAGTTCTTTACGGGCAATCCTTACCTCTACGTCACCTATACGATCGACCCACCCGAAACCGCTGGACGCACTGATCTGGCACGTCCCGATGGGGAAGGAAATCGTCCGGCGCAGCTGTCGCGCTTCACGCTTGATCCGGCAACCATGCAAGTTGTTCCGGGCAGCAGGGTAATTTTGCTGGGCACCAACAGTACCTGGGCATTTACCAGCGGTCCCGATGTGAACAGTACGGGAAATCGAAATGTCCTGCCTTCTGGAATTGCGACTGGAACCGGACCCGTGACGCCCAGCAATCCGGCAACGCTCAACGGCAGATCCGTCCCCGCAGAGCTGATTGAGGTGGGCTTCCAGGACAATGACCCCGATACGCCCGGCATCCAAAACCGCAATATTCGGGACTACATTGCGACCGATAGTTTGTCCCATACGATTGGCGCAGTTCACTTTGGACCGGATGGATACCTGTACGTCAGCACCGGGGATGGAACGTCCTACAACTTTATGGACCCACGTACCGTCCGCGTTCAAGATCCCTCGAACCTGTCGGGTAAGATGCTGCGGATTGATCCGATCACAGGGGATGGGGTTTCGGGGAATCCCTTCTACGACCCGGCTGATCCGGACAGCAATCGATCGAAGGTCTTCTATACCGGGCTCCGGAATCCCTTCCGCTTTACCTTTGATCCGGTGACGCAGTATCCCGTGATTGGCGATGTAGGCTGGGTGACATGGGAGGAAATTAACACAGGTGTACCGGGATCGAACTTTGGTTGGCCCTTCTTCGAGGGTCCGGCTCAAAACGTTGCATACGGAGCGCTACCGCAGGCGCAAGCCTTCTACAACAACGGCAACCGCAACAGTTTCAACATCAATCCGGCGGTTCTCCCCCTCCTTGCTCCCAGTCACGGTGCCCCGGATTCTGCCAATGCCATCATGGTGGGTGATTTCCTGAACCGCGATACGCTGATTTACGGCGATGTCAACAACGGCACGATCTATGCGGCAACCTTTGATGCAGCACGGCGAATTAGCGGTGTCCGAGTGTTTGACTCTGGGGTTAACTTCCTGGTGGATGCCGAAGTGGGACCGGATGGATTACTCTATGGCGCCAGCATCGGCACGGGCACGATCATTCGCTGGGTTCCGGCTTAA
- a CDS encoding ABC transporter permease: MKRITANPWGIYSVWHRHAKVYQRTWLVNCLPPVSEPIMYLIAFGFGLSPLVGEITYGGQQVTYLRFIAPAMIAIGVLFQSFFEGAYASFIRLNFQKTWQALLTAPLSFTEVFLGDWFWAATKGMIAGLLTALVTIVWGLYSPLNLLVSLPLMVLGSLLFGAMGLFTAGYVRQLDQINIPIFLFIIPMFTLCGTYFPRETLPTVLGRIATVLPLSSLIDLLRWNLGLQPYWWLQLLWLILLTVLFVNLAVRQIYPKLVK; encoded by the coding sequence ATGAAACGGATTACTGCAAATCCCTGGGGCATCTATTCGGTCTGGCATCGCCACGCGAAGGTATATCAGCGTACCTGGCTGGTAAACTGTTTGCCTCCAGTCTCGGAACCGATTATGTACCTGATTGCCTTTGGCTTCGGACTGTCTCCGCTGGTGGGGGAAATCACCTATGGCGGGCAGCAAGTCACCTATCTGCGGTTTATCGCACCTGCCATGATTGCGATCGGCGTTTTGTTTCAGTCCTTTTTTGAGGGCGCTTACGCCAGCTTTATCCGGCTCAACTTTCAAAAAACCTGGCAGGCGTTGTTGACCGCACCCCTGAGCTTTACGGAAGTTTTTCTGGGCGATTGGTTCTGGGCTGCGACAAAAGGCATGATTGCCGGACTGCTGACCGCACTGGTAACGATCGTCTGGGGACTTTATTCTCCGTTGAACCTGCTGGTATCCTTACCGCTGATGGTGCTGGGAAGCCTGCTGTTTGGGGCGATGGGATTGTTCACCGCTGGCTATGTTCGTCAACTTGACCAGATCAACATTCCGATCTTCCTATTCATCATTCCCATGTTTACGCTATGCGGCACGTACTTTCCTCGTGAAACCCTGCCCACCGTTTTAGGAAGGATTGCCACGGTGTTGCCTTTGTCCTCCCTGATCGATCTTCTGCGGTGGAATCTGGGGCTTCAACCCTATTGGTGGCTACAGCTTCTCTGGTTGATTCTGTTAACGGTTCTCTTTGTCAATCTGGCAGTTCGTCAAATCTATCCCAAACTCGTCAAATAG
- the ppk1 gene encoding polyphosphate kinase 1, which yields MAKDKNKKAKKANSSSDLNDPQCFFNRELSWLEFNRRVLHEAIDPRNPLLERVKFAAIFSANLDEFFMVRVASLQRQVEAEITSVTPDGRTAQQQLDEISQRLHPMVAQLQDLFETQLRPQLAAEGVCVLKYDELNPAQKDYLKQVFEKRVFPILTPLAVDPAHPFPLMSNLSLNLAVVLQDPETGGERFARVKVPDSLPRFVPLPIDLHPECDHSVVWAGVSLEQIIADNLEMLFPGMVIREHHLFRVTRDADLEVQEEEAENLAAAIAQEISKRRFSGSVVRFQFAPTMSEFVKETLIRGMNVDPNDLYMAQGWLATRDLMALMSLPLPHLKDQPWTPVIPKRLQALTEESIGEQETEDNIFQIIRQSDLMLHHPYESFSASVEQFILLAVRDPDVQAIKMTLYRTSSDSPIVKALISAAQSGKQVVALVEIKARFDEASNLNWARTLEEAGVHVIYGVIGLKTHTKVVLVVRQEGDEIRRYVHIGTGNYNAKTANLYTDLGLMSCREELGADLTDLFNYLTGCSKQKSFRKLLVAPVTLRDRMTQMIRREIEHCKADRPGRIIAKMNALIDPGIIEALYKASQAGVQIDLIIRGMCCLRPGLPGISENIRVISIVGRYLEHARIFYFHNAGQEEVYIGSADWMPRNLDRRVEAVTPVEDPVLMKELQAILAVQLADNRRAWELRSEGSYVQRQPQKGEPEWDAQVICMQQTQQGVSLQDFLRNAQKTGSAGQQSH from the coding sequence ATGGCTAAAGATAAAAATAAAAAAGCGAAAAAAGCAAATTCAAGCTCTGATCTGAACGATCCGCAGTGCTTTTTCAACCGCGAATTAAGCTGGTTAGAATTCAACCGCCGGGTCTTGCATGAGGCGATCGATCCGCGTAATCCTCTGCTGGAGCGGGTTAAATTTGCCGCTATCTTTAGCGCTAACCTGGATGAGTTTTTTATGGTGCGCGTTGCCAGCTTGCAGCGGCAGGTTGAGGCAGAAATTACGTCGGTTACGCCAGACGGACGCACGGCACAACAGCAGCTTGATGAGATTAGCCAGCGACTTCACCCCATGGTGGCTCAACTGCAAGATCTGTTTGAGACTCAACTACGTCCCCAACTGGCAGCGGAGGGGGTTTGTGTGCTGAAGTATGACGAACTGAACCCGGCACAAAAAGACTATCTGAAGCAGGTTTTTGAGAAGCGGGTGTTTCCCATTCTGACGCCCTTAGCGGTTGATCCGGCACATCCCTTTCCTCTGATGTCGAACCTGAGTCTGAATCTGGCGGTGGTGCTGCAAGATCCGGAGACTGGAGGAGAGCGGTTTGCCAGAGTGAAAGTGCCGGACAGCTTGCCTCGCTTTGTGCCCCTGCCGATCGATCTGCATCCTGAGTGCGATCATTCCGTGGTTTGGGCAGGCGTTTCCCTCGAACAAATCATTGCCGACAATCTGGAAATGCTGTTTCCCGGCATGGTGATTCGGGAGCATCATCTATTTCGCGTCACCCGTGATGCTGATCTGGAAGTCCAGGAGGAGGAAGCGGAAAATCTGGCGGCGGCGATCGCCCAGGAAATCAGTAAACGGCGATTTAGCGGCTCAGTAGTGCGGTTTCAGTTTGCGCCTACGATGTCGGAGTTTGTCAAGGAAACCCTGATCAGGGGCATGAACGTTGACCCGAACGATTTGTATATGGCGCAGGGCTGGTTAGCGACTCGCGATTTGATGGCGCTGATGTCTCTGCCGTTACCGCACCTGAAGGATCAGCCCTGGACTCCAGTGATTCCCAAACGACTGCAAGCCTTAACCGAAGAATCGATCGGAGAGCAGGAGACGGAGGATAATATTTTTCAGATTATTCGCCAGAGCGATTTAATGCTGCATCATCCCTATGAGTCGTTCAGTGCTTCGGTTGAGCAGTTTATCCTCCTTGCGGTGCGCGATCCGGATGTGCAGGCGATCAAAATGACCCTCTACCGGACTTCCAGCGATTCGCCGATCGTGAAAGCCTTAATTTCGGCAGCGCAGAGCGGTAAACAGGTCGTTGCTCTGGTGGAAATTAAAGCCCGGTTTGACGAAGCCAGCAATCTCAACTGGGCGCGTACCCTGGAGGAAGCAGGAGTCCACGTGATCTACGGCGTAATCGGCTTAAAGACCCACACTAAAGTTGTGCTGGTGGTGCGGCAGGAGGGAGATGAGATTCGTCGCTATGTTCATATTGGAACGGGAAACTACAACGCAAAAACGGCAAATCTTTACACCGATCTGGGGTTGATGAGCTGTCGAGAGGAGCTAGGGGCAGACTTGACGGATTTATTTAACTACCTGACGGGTTGTTCTAAACAAAAGTCGTTCCGTAAACTGCTGGTGGCTCCGGTGACGTTGCGCGATCGTATGACCCAAATGATTCGTCGTGAAATAGAACACTGTAAAGCCGATCGTCCTGGACGCATCATCGCGAAAATGAATGCTCTCATTGATCCAGGTATCATCGAAGCGTTATATAAAGCATCTCAGGCAGGTGTCCAGATTGATTTAATTATTCGCGGAATGTGCTGTCTTCGACCGGGACTGCCGGGGATTAGCGAGAATATCCGCGTGATTAGTATTGTGGGTCGCTATCTGGAACACGCTCGTATCTTTTACTTTCATAATGCTGGGCAGGAAGAGGTTTATATCGGCAGTGCAGACTGGATGCCCCGTAACCTCGATCGTCGTGTAGAAGCGGTAACGCCTGTTGAAGATCCGGTTCTGATGAAAGAATTACAGGCAATTCTTGCCGTCCAGCTTGCGGATAATCGCCGTGCTTGGGAATTGCGATCGGAGGGTTCCTATGTTCAGCGCCAGCCCCAGAAAGGTGAGCCGGAATGGGATGCTCAGGTGATCTGTATGCAGCAGACACAGCAGGGCGTCAGTTTGCAGGACTTCTTGCGTAACGCTCAGAAAACAGGGTCAGCAGGTCAGCAATCTCACTGA
- a CDS encoding alpha/beta fold hydrolase: protein MKLDYKRLGLLLIAIVLIVSAWIGIGWARSGLNVKSLQREGIPLIYIAPQQVERIPGQIPGRIPGVLVAHGFAGSKQLMLGYGHVLAHAGYAVMLWDFDGHGANGTRLQRYELQQNLDVALQALLEQPEVDPNRLAVLGHSMGSGIAMTAGIESPDRFRATVAISPTGATVTPQTPRNLQLQAGSGEGRFVANAEKLLAQAGGENSNFSAGQGRELVIIPGVEHITILFSDRSHAAARQWLDSTFGRSDSSEAGSPYTDRRIGWYGLHLLGWFVGLTAVAYGAPGILATGLGKPETIAAKVAPLRRWAGLMLAPLTAVAGLVLLSQRVSLQDLGGVQVGGAVGVWFLIAGLTWLGVLGRLPRSSLRSIAGGFILFAVLWIAFGAMAQVVWLQWWLIPIRLRLWLPIALACFPWFLAAGMVQQNISIGKRLLWWLAQSAVLIGGFILTLNFLPQLGFMFLLLPLFPPLIGLLSLVAGLLNRAWVYAIGSALFFGWLLAAGFPLSA, encoded by the coding sequence GTGAAATTAGACTACAAACGCCTGGGACTCCTGCTGATCGCCATCGTGCTAATTGTTTCCGCCTGGATTGGCATCGGATGGGCGCGATCGGGCTTAAATGTGAAGTCTTTGCAGCGGGAAGGCATTCCCTTAATTTACATAGCGCCGCAGCAGGTAGAGCGGATTCCGGGGCAGATTCCGGGGCGAATTCCGGGCGTTCTGGTTGCCCACGGTTTCGCGGGTTCCAAGCAGCTGATGCTGGGTTACGGTCATGTGCTGGCTCATGCGGGTTATGCCGTAATGCTGTGGGATTTTGACGGACATGGGGCAAACGGGACTCGGCTCCAGCGATACGAACTTCAGCAAAATCTTGACGTTGCGCTGCAAGCTCTCCTGGAACAGCCGGAAGTAGACCCCAATCGCCTTGCAGTCCTGGGGCATTCGATGGGCAGCGGCATTGCCATGACAGCGGGAATCGAGAGTCCTGACCGTTTTAGGGCAACGGTTGCCATTTCTCCCACGGGCGCAACAGTAACACCCCAGACTCCGCGTAACCTTCAGCTCCAGGCAGGCAGCGGCGAGGGACGATTTGTGGCGAATGCGGAAAAATTGCTGGCACAGGCAGGGGGAGAAAATTCTAACTTCTCGGCGGGGCAGGGACGCGAACTGGTCATCATTCCCGGCGTGGAACACATCACCATTCTGTTTAGCGATCGCAGTCATGCGGCTGCACGGCAATGGCTCGATTCTACGTTTGGGAGAAGTGATAGCAGTGAAGCAGGTAGCCCCTATACAGATCGACGCATCGGCTGGTATGGCTTGCACCTGCTCGGCTGGTTTGTGGGTTTGACTGCTGTTGCCTACGGTGCGCCCGGAATTCTTGCCACAGGGTTAGGTAAACCGGAAACGATCGCTGCAAAAGTGGCTCCGCTACGTCGCTGGGCGGGTTTGATGCTGGCTCCCTTGACGGCTGTGGCGGGACTGGTGCTGCTGAGTCAGCGGGTGAGCCTTCAGGACTTAGGCGGGGTTCAGGTTGGGGGAGCGGTGGGGGTCTGGTTTTTGATTGCCGGACTGACATGGCTGGGCGTGCTGGGGCGTCTGCCTCGTTCGAGCCTGCGATCGATCGCCGGAGGATTCATCTTATTTGCCGTTCTCTGGATTGCCTTTGGCGCAATGGCACAGGTAGTCTGGCTGCAATGGTGGCTGATTCCGATTCGCCTGAGGCTGTGGCTGCCGATCGCCCTTGCCTGCTTTCCCTGGTTTCTGGCAGCGGGAATGGTACAGCAAAATATCAGCATTGGGAAACGGCTGCTGTGGTGGCTGGCGCAGAGTGCGGTTCTAATTGGCGGATTTATTCTCACCCTCAACTTTCTGCCGCAGTTGGGCTTTATGTTTTTGCTCCTGCCCCTGTTTCCACCGCTGATTGGACTTTTATCGCTGGTGGCGGGTTTGCTGAATCGGGCGTGGGTGTATGCGATCGGCTCTGCCCTGTTTTTTGGCTGGCTTTTGGCAGCGGGCTTTCCCCTTTCAGCCTGA